The following are encoded together in the Brassica napus cultivar Da-Ae chromosome A9, Da-Ae, whole genome shotgun sequence genome:
- the BNAANNG02220D gene encoding protein yae1 produces MEPSEDDKSNFAKELYGEGLQLSKPGNDDHNLEGLDGSFFGSSNDEPSEAYSMNKEAEKIREKFHTVGYRDGISAGQEASAQEGYNVGYRESVLAGYKFGIVRGVSSAIAFFPDELREKLIDEQETKDKFRKLHDSVHALSTEAAMKVFYGTLTTKQVDDKSGEEGSDSSLASITSTTDLASYVSELSSLLDKSPKIEVRLDT; encoded by the exons ATGGAGCCGTCTGAAG ATGACAAGTCTAATTTTGCCAAAGAGCTTTACGGAGAAGGTTTGCAGCTTTCAAAACCTG GTAATGATGATCACAATCTTGAGGGTTTAGACGGATCCTTCTTTGGAAGTTCAAATGATGAACCAAGTGAAGCTTACTCAATGAACAAGGAGGCGGAGAAGATACGTGAGAAATTTCACACG GTTGGATACCGTGATGGGATTAGTGCTGGGCAAGAAGCTTCTGCGCAGGAAGGTTATAATGTTGGATACAGGGAATCAGTCCTGGCTGGCTACAAGTTTGGTATTGTTAGAGGTGTTTCCAG TGCGATAGCTTTCTTCCCAGATGAGCTCAGAGAAAAGCTGATCGATGAACAAGAAACTAAAGACAAGTTTCGTAAATTACACGATTCTGTGCATGCTCTCTCAACTGAAGCTGCAATGAAAGTGTTTTATGGCACTCTGACTACAAAGCAGGTGGATGACAAGAGTGGAGAAGAAGGGTCTGACTCTAGTCTTGCTTCTATTACTTCCACAACTGACTTGGCAAGCTATGTAAGTGAGCTAAGCTCTCTTCTTGACAAATCTCCTAAGATTGAAGTTAGATTGGACACATAG
- the BNAANNG02230D gene encoding uncharacterized protein BNAANNG02230D: MAQYRQSGTERFNGRVGGSYPHNGASSSEHIAIGIRNGVGGATQHGKTNRWRRSVVRPERIRRLGIGSVVFVICLVLVLTVLAYYYISGFTNSGYDDKDSYDGDFLANVTRIDPEKVLEFGQGSVVHGRDSRYWDKDDRRRDDDYNEDGVEHLSEDKHVVAQVKGNVGFYNEAGRNELNKYEAEYQASLVNGGGGGDHEALDVDPNDDDAIDSQGDEYVDDTEDTHKEKKPTEVLSKEHTEEKDSSKRPLEDSSLVSTGAKSGKKSRSDTKRRGRGRRSSGASCEMKLLNSSQPIVEPLNTRKSARFSLQYIDNEDKPDGEEQWEPRFAGHQSLQEREASFFVQDKQIHCGFVKAPKGSPTTGFDLTEDDTNYISRCHIAVISCIFGNSDRLRPPANKMISRLSRKNVCFIVFVDEITMQTLSAEGNAPDRAGFIGLWKLVVVKNLPYADMRRVGKIPKLLPHRLFPSARYSIWLDSKLRLQLDPLLILEYFLWRKGHEYAISNHYDRHCLWEEVAQNKKLNKYNHTVIDQQFEFYKADGLTRFNASDPFKLLPSNVPEGSFIVRAHTPMSNLFSCLWYNEVERFTPRDQLSFAYTYQKLRRMNPDKPFNLHMFKDCERRKIAKLFRHRSEEKRNLIQAALQQ; this comes from the exons ATGGCTCAATATAGACAATCGGGAACCGAGAGATTCAACGGTCGCGTCGGCGGCAGTTACCCTCACAACGGCGCATCTTCTTCTGAGCATATAGCGATCGGGATCCGGAACGGCGTGGGAGGAGCGACTCAGCACGGGAAGACTAATCGGTGGAGGCGATCCGTAGTACGACCAGAGAGGATTCGTCGCCTTGGAATCGGCTCTGTAGTCTTTGTCATCTGCCTTGTGCTCGTTCTCACTGTTCTAGCCTACTATTACATCTCTGGCTTTACTAACAGTGGCTACGATGATAAAG ATTCTTACGACGGTGATTTTCTGGCGAATGTGACGAGAATTGACCCTGAGAAGGTGCTTGAGTTTGGTCAGGGGTCAGTGGTTCATGGACGAGACTCGAGATATTGGGATAAGGATGACAGACGACGGGATGATGACTATAATGAAGATGGAGTAGAGCATCTATCTGAAGATAAACATGTTGTTGCTCAAGTGAAGGGGAATGTGGGTTTCTACAATGAAGCTGGACGGAACGAATTAAACAAGTATGAAGCCGAGTATCAAGCTTCCCTTGTtaacggtggtggtggtggcgatCACGAGGCTCTCGATGTGGACCCTAATGACGATGATGCCATTGATTCTCAAGGGGATGAATACGTTGATGACACTGAAGATACGCATAAAGAGAAGAAGCCCACCGAGGTTCTGAGCAAGGAGCATACTGAGGAAAAGGATTCTTCGAAAAGGCCACTTGAGGATTCTTCTCTTGTTAGTACGGGTGCTAAGTCCGGGAAAAAATCACGATCTGATACAAAAAGAAGAGGTCGAGGCCGCAGATCTTCAG GTGCATCTTGTGAGATGAAGCTGTTGAATTCTAGTCAACCAATAGTGGAGCCCTTGAATACTCGAAAATCTGCTAGGTTCTCCTTACAGTACATAGATAATGAAGATAAACCCGATGGGGAAGAGCAGTGGGAGCCTAGGTTTGCAGGTCATCAGAGTTTACAGGAGCGGGAAGCTTCCTTTTTCGTTCAAGACAAGCAAATTCATTGTGGTTTTGTCAAAGCTCCCAAAGGATCTCCAACCACTGGGTTTGACTTGACAGAAGATGATACTAATTATATCAGTAGATGCCACATTGCTGTTATCTCATGCATCTTTGGCAATTCTGATCGCTTGAGGCCTCCTGCCAATAAAATG ATAAGTCGGTTGTCAAGAAAAAATGTCTGCTTCATTGTGTTCGTGGACGAGATTACCATGCAAACACTTTCTGCAGAAGGCAATGCTCCAGACCGAGCAGGATTCATTGGTTTGTGGAAGTTGGTTGTTGTGAAGAATCTTCCTTACGCAGATATGCGGAGGGTAGGAAAAATACCAAAACTGTTGCCACACCGACTTTTTCCATCAGCAAG GTACTCAATCTGGTTAGACAGCAAGTTGCGACTTCAGTTGGATCCTCTACTCATTCTGGAGTACTTCCTATGGCGTAAAGGTCACGAGTATGCTATATCCAATCACTATGACCGCCATTGTTTATGGGAAGAGGTTGCACAAAACAAGAAGCTGAACAAGTACAATCATACTGTTATAGATCAACAGTTTGAGTTTTACAAGGCTGACGGGCTGACCAGATTCAATGCTTCAGATCCGTTTAAGCTTCTTCCTAGCA ATGTTCCAGAGGGGTCTTTCATTGTACGTGCACATACTCCCATGTCGAACCTATTCTCGTGTCTTTGGTACAACGAAGTGGAACGCTTCACTCCTCGTGACCAGCTGAGTTTTGCCTATACTTACCAGAAACTAAGAAGGATGAATCCTGACAAACCATTTAATCTTCACATGTTCAAg GACTGCGAGAGAAGAAAGATTGCAAAGTTGTTCCGACACAGATCAGAGGAGAAGCGAAACCTTATACAAGCAGCACTACAACAATAA